From Flavobacterium sp. 102, a single genomic window includes:
- a CDS encoding sensor histidine kinase: protein MDSISLLEKSSTRDSIYMDLLFNISTEYYYLNKYDLSLKITEKALQLAKQRKDTIAIARAYFYKGDCYEYNQRDSAYYFYHQAEKLYSFKGDKEKEGQTLFKKGYLLFYEGNYLESEIQVSNALKLLQNSKNNQLLYSCYVVMGYNFEKLEEYNNALKYFHLSKTVLDELKKSNVDFEKTNNYTVNYSINIANIYDKKGEYQKSIKELSSVVSPDLKAKWPKDYASVIGNLGYSKMKFGILNGVENAFRESLQLSKQNNHQNNIMYQLINLGEYYSITKDTASSIHYLKEANALAVKLKAVGEIKSTLKLLSEIDVRNNRLYNQKYISITDSLTKAQRINRNRYARIEYETAVVENENRDLIAENLYVVTGSIAIVLLLVLLIIYRYLQHQKKEIANKRQQQKAEEEIFELLKEYQIKLAQAKELEQNRISKELHDSVMNKLYGVRLQLGMLNEGDTQEVKQKRSGYIDFLQEIEREIRSISHDLHNETFETLFDYKNLLLDIIAQHNQISNTHFSFECEDEFRWDAIDSLVKIAIYRIIQEALRNVIKYAKAKNCRVSLSDGDNKLRLWIEDDGKGFDIALLENGGIGLKNMQERATQLNASFKVMSEIGKGTTIEVVFALK, encoded by the coding sequence TTGGATTCTATAAGTTTACTTGAAAAATCTTCTACCAGAGATTCCATTTATATGGATCTTCTGTTCAACATTTCCACAGAATATTATTATTTGAACAAATATGATTTGTCACTTAAGATAACTGAAAAAGCACTCCAGTTGGCAAAGCAAAGAAAGGATACTATTGCCATTGCAAGGGCTTATTTTTACAAAGGCGATTGTTATGAGTACAACCAACGAGACAGCGCCTACTATTTTTACCATCAAGCGGAAAAACTTTATAGTTTTAAAGGTGATAAGGAAAAAGAAGGACAAACCTTGTTCAAGAAAGGTTACCTTTTGTTTTATGAGGGCAATTATTTGGAGAGTGAAATACAGGTTTCAAATGCCTTGAAGCTTTTACAGAACAGTAAAAACAATCAGTTATTGTATTCTTGTTATGTGGTTATGGGGTATAATTTTGAAAAACTGGAGGAATATAATAACGCTTTAAAGTATTTTCATTTATCGAAAACAGTATTAGATGAGTTAAAGAAATCGAATGTTGACTTTGAAAAAACCAATAATTATACTGTCAATTACTCTATCAATATAGCCAATATTTATGATAAAAAAGGCGAGTACCAAAAGTCGATTAAGGAATTAAGTTCCGTTGTTAGTCCTGATTTGAAAGCCAAATGGCCCAAAGATTATGCTTCTGTTATTGGTAATTTAGGATATTCCAAGATGAAATTTGGCATTTTGAATGGAGTAGAAAATGCTTTTAGAGAAAGTTTACAACTCTCAAAGCAAAATAATCATCAGAACAACATTATGTATCAGTTGATCAATTTAGGCGAGTATTATTCAATAACTAAAGATACAGCTTCTTCTATTCATTATTTAAAAGAAGCCAATGCGTTGGCAGTTAAGCTTAAAGCAGTTGGCGAAATTAAATCGACCTTAAAATTATTAAGCGAAATAGATGTTCGCAACAACCGACTATACAATCAAAAATACATCTCGATTACAGATAGTCTGACTAAAGCTCAACGTATCAATCGTAACAGATATGCACGTATTGAATATGAAACGGCAGTAGTTGAGAATGAAAACAGGGATTTGATTGCCGAAAATTTATATGTAGTAACAGGTTCTATTGCTATAGTGTTGCTTTTGGTTCTCCTTATCATATACCGATACTTGCAGCATCAAAAAAAGGAAATTGCGAATAAAAGACAACAGCAAAAAGCGGAGGAAGAAATTTTCGAACTATTAAAAGAGTATCAAATCAAATTGGCACAAGCCAAAGAGCTCGAGCAAAACCGAATTTCCAAAGAGCTGCATGACAGTGTAATGAATAAGCTTTATGGTGTGCGATTACAATTAGGTATGCTAAACGAAGGTGATACACAAGAAGTAAAACAAAAGCGATCGGGTTATATTGATTTTCTTCAGGAAATAGAAAGAGAAATCAGAAGCATTTCCCATGATTTGCACAATGAGACCTTTGAAACTCTTTTTGATTATAAAAATTTATTGCTTGATATCATTGCGCAACACAATCAAATTAGTAATACTCATTTTTCTTTTGAATGTGAAGATGAGTTTCGATGGGATGCTATTGACAGTTTGGTTAAAATTGCTATCTATCGAATTATTCAAGAAGCATTGAGAAATGTCATTAAATATGCGAAGGCTAAAAACTGTCGCGTCAGCTTATCTGATGGTGATAATAAGTTGAGATTATGGATTGAAGATGATGGAAAAGGATTTGATATCGCCCTTTTGGAAAATGGTGGAATCGGTTTAAAGAACATGCAAGAACGCGCAACTCAGCTCAATGCCTCTTTCAAGGTAATGAGTGAGATTGGAAAAGGCACTACAATAGAAGTTGTTTTTGCACTCAAATAA
- a CDS encoding RNA polymerase sigma factor produces MEINKYIEKAKKGDQVAFTFLLDHYWNEVYGFMLKRTENETDSEDITIETFSKAFDKISTYNPEFQFNTWLIAIAKNVHIDMLRKKRSTVFVEITDEEDQQAYNVADSSPSAEDELITEQNLSRLLQFIKELKPHYQEVIQLRYFQEMSYQEIAEQLNEPLSNVKIKLLRAKKLLAEIIESKR; encoded by the coding sequence TTGGAAATAAACAAATACATAGAGAAAGCTAAGAAAGGTGACCAAGTAGCGTTTACCTTTTTGCTCGACCATTATTGGAACGAAGTGTATGGCTTTATGTTGAAACGTACGGAAAACGAAACCGATTCGGAAGACATTACCATAGAAACTTTCTCTAAAGCTTTTGACAAAATTTCGACTTACAATCCCGAATTTCAATTCAACACTTGGTTGATTGCCATTGCCAAAAACGTGCACATTGATATGCTTCGTAAAAAGAGATCGACTGTTTTTGTGGAAATCACGGATGAAGAAGACCAACAAGCTTACAATGTTGCCGACAGTTCTCCTTCAGCAGAAGACGAATTGATTACCGAACAAAACCTGTCTCGCCTACTCCAATTCATCAAAGAATTGAAACCACATTACCAAGAAGTAATTCAACTTCGTTATTTTCAGGAAATGAGTTATCAGGAAATTGCCGAACAGCTGAACGAACCGTTAAGTAACGTTAAAATCAAATTGCTTCGCGCCAAAAAACTATTGGCAGAAATCATCGAAAGCAAAAGATAG
- a CDS encoding CoA pyrophosphatase, with protein sequence MMHFEEFLKYTPKIQNVELPATHAHAKMAPANRLDLIKAIDFTKVTPKQAAVLMLFYPKASQTYLALILRTSYNGVHSSQIAFPGGKVEDFDADLKETALRETHEEIGVNPNHVNVIRAFTEVYIPPSNFMVYPYLGYSESELEFNLQEDEVAGLVEFPFADFMNDKIIVNTTMKTSYAGSIEVPGFQVREHFVWGATAMMLSELKETLKLVL encoded by the coding sequence ATGATGCACTTTGAAGAGTTTTTAAAATATACGCCAAAAATACAAAATGTCGAGCTACCGGCAACGCATGCCCATGCAAAAATGGCTCCAGCCAATCGATTAGATTTAATTAAAGCCATAGATTTCACCAAGGTTACTCCAAAGCAAGCCGCTGTACTGATGCTTTTTTATCCCAAAGCTTCACAAACTTATTTGGCTCTAATTCTCAGAACCAGTTACAACGGAGTTCATTCGTCACAAATTGCTTTTCCCGGGGGAAAAGTAGAGGATTTTGATGCCGATTTAAAGGAAACAGCACTCAGAGAAACCCATGAGGAAATTGGGGTAAATCCTAATCATGTCAATGTGATTCGCGCCTTTACCGAAGTGTATATTCCGCCGAGTAATTTTATGGTTTATCCTTATTTGGGTTATAGCGAAAGCGAATTGGAGTTCAATCTGCAAGAGGATGAAGTCGCCGGATTAGTCGAATTTCCGTTCGCCGATTTTATGAATGATAAAATTATTGTGAATACCACAATGAAAACATCTTATGCCGGTAGTATTGAAGTGCCTGGATTTCAGGTAAGAGAGCATTTCGTTTGGGGCGCCACCGCTATGATGTTGAGCGAATTGAAAGAAACCCTTAAATTGGTTTTATAA
- a CDS encoding lipocalin family protein — protein sequence MKNRSVLLALVLGIGLFVTSCSDDNEGETLAPLSGKWNLSKVGTIIGGQETLVDAPQNEAGCNKDYLDLNADNTLTEGDYDSTIDPCTLSTTSGIYSRSHNNLTTVVNGVTQVQDIENLTLTELKLKDANGAIEVYTKG from the coding sequence ATGAAAAATCGAAGTGTATTACTCGCCCTAGTATTAGGCATCGGATTATTTGTCACCTCTTGTAGCGATGACAATGAAGGAGAAACTCTAGCGCCATTATCCGGAAAATGGAATCTTAGCAAAGTAGGAACAATAATAGGTGGACAAGAAACATTAGTTGACGCACCACAAAACGAAGCGGGTTGCAATAAAGATTATCTTGATTTAAACGCAGATAACACGCTTACCGAAGGTGATTATGACTCTACTATAGATCCATGTACGTTATCGACTACTTCTGGCATTTACTCAAGATCGCACAATAATTTAACCACAGTGGTTAACGGAGTAACCCAAGTGCAAGATATTGAAAATTTAACCCTTACGGAGTTAAAGTTAAAAGATGCCAATGGTGCCATCGAAGTGTATACAAAAGGTTAA
- a CDS encoding response regulator, whose amino-acid sequence MIENLTTKRNILIVDDHPINVDSYKTLLSNIESNRHADFLLAFDCKEAYDIIKGRKNNEALIDFAFIDINLPSYEEKKIFSGSDLALMIKDFFPECRIIIISMHKEPLWVNQIYKSVNPQGFIAKSDIDYKSFPLIFQSIEKNETYYSSSIKESQRVMIQKNINWDDNDSKILQYLADGIKTIQLPNFVPLSLSAIEKRKANIKKQLMLNSGSDKEMVDIAKKLGLL is encoded by the coding sequence ATGATTGAAAACCTAACCACAAAAAGAAATATTCTAATTGTAGATGACCATCCCATTAATGTGGACAGTTATAAAACGCTACTATCTAATATTGAATCCAATAGGCATGCTGATTTCTTACTTGCTTTTGATTGCAAAGAAGCTTATGATATCATTAAGGGAAGAAAAAACAATGAAGCACTTATAGACTTTGCCTTTATAGACATCAATCTTCCTTCTTATGAAGAAAAAAAAATATTCTCAGGAAGTGATTTGGCCCTGATGATTAAAGACTTCTTTCCCGAATGTAGAATTATCATTATCTCGATGCACAAAGAACCATTGTGGGTAAACCAAATTTATAAAAGTGTCAATCCACAAGGTTTTATTGCCAAAAGCGACATCGACTACAAAAGTTTCCCTCTAATATTCCAAAGTATTGAAAAAAATGAGACTTACTATAGTAGTTCAATAAAAGAATCTCAGAGAGTGATGATTCAAAAAAACATTAACTGGGACGACAACGACAGCAAAATTTTGCAATACTTAGCGGATGGAATAAAAACCATACAGCTTCCGAATTTTGTACCGCTTTCATTAAGTGCCATTGAGAAAAGAAAAGCCAACATCAAGAAACAATTGATGCTCAATTCGGGTTCCGATAAAGAAATGGTTGATATTGCAAAAAAATTAGGGTTACTTTAA
- a CDS encoding S1 RNA-binding domain-containing protein: MKIGHYNTLTIARETKVGLFLTNGTADVLLPVKYVPKEYTIGDEIIVFVYLDHEERPVATTLEPYILMDEFGVLRVNYTNQFGAFLDWGLEKDLFVPFKEQARPMEKGKRYLVFAFIDEKTNRIMASSKTNQFLNNENLTVAVGDEVDLIISHITELGINVIINDIHKGLLYKDQVYEDLRLGDRLTGYIKNIRPDNKIDVTLNKFGYSNVEPNAEKILFELRASRGFLRLTDNSHPEDIKTVLKMSKKTFKKAIGALYKEKRIEIKEDGIYLVNEIKI, from the coding sequence ATGAAAATAGGGCATTACAATACACTTACCATAGCACGTGAAACCAAAGTAGGACTTTTTTTAACCAATGGCACAGCCGATGTGTTGTTACCGGTGAAATATGTTCCTAAAGAATATACTATTGGGGATGAAATCATAGTGTTTGTTTACCTTGACCATGAAGAACGACCGGTGGCCACAACTTTGGAACCCTATATTTTGATGGATGAATTTGGGGTGTTACGCGTAAATTATACCAACCAATTTGGCGCTTTCCTCGATTGGGGTTTAGAAAAAGATTTGTTTGTTCCGTTCAAAGAACAAGCACGCCCAATGGAAAAAGGAAAAAGGTATTTGGTATTTGCCTTTATTGATGAAAAGACCAATAGAATAATGGCTTCGAGCAAGACCAATCAGTTTTTGAATAATGAAAATTTAACGGTTGCGGTTGGCGATGAAGTCGATTTAATTATTTCTCACATTACTGAGTTGGGAATCAATGTTATTATCAATGATATCCACAAAGGTTTGTTGTACAAAGACCAAGTTTATGAAGACCTTAGATTAGGTGATAGATTGACAGGTTACATTAAAAATATTCGTCCTGATAACAAAATTGACGTTACTTTAAATAAATTCGGGTACAGTAATGTGGAACCGAATGCCGAAAAAATCCTATTCGAATTAAGAGCGAGTCGAGGCTTTTTAAGATTAACCGATAACAGTCATCCCGAAGACATTAAAACCGTGTTGAAGATGAGCAAAAAAACGTTTAAGAAAGCCATTGGCGCACTTTACAAAGAAAAACGCATCGAGATTAAAGAAGACGGAATTTATTTGGTGAACGAAATAAAAATCTAA
- a CDS encoding RNA polymerase sigma factor gives MSDNLEQSFVKQLKENQNIIHKICRLYTNGDDAHNDLFQEITIQLWKAFPKFRGESKFSTWAYRVALNTAITLYRKSTRTVSTVTYEGQKHFLSQEDYNLEEEEQIKLMYQAVQQLNDIEKALVFLYLEDKDYTEISETLGISEVNARVKMNRIKGKLKKILNP, from the coding sequence ATGAGTGACAACTTAGAACAATCATTTGTAAAACAGCTGAAAGAAAACCAAAACATTATCCACAAGATATGTCGGTTGTACACTAATGGCGATGATGCGCACAACGATTTGTTCCAAGAAATTACCATTCAGTTATGGAAAGCCTTTCCGAAATTTAGAGGTGAATCTAAATTCTCCACTTGGGCTTATCGCGTAGCATTGAATACTGCAATTACACTCTACAGAAAAAGTACACGAACCGTTTCAACAGTCACTTACGAAGGACAAAAACATTTCTTAAGCCAGGAAGACTACAACTTAGAAGAAGAAGAGCAAATCAAATTGATGTACCAAGCGGTGCAACAGTTGAATGATATTGAAAAAGCTTTAGTGTTTTTGTATCTCGAAGATAAAGATTACACCGAAATATCGGAAACATTGGGGATTAGCGAAGTCAATGCTCGTGTAAAAATGAACAGAATAAAAGGAAAACTAAAAAAAATATTAAATCCCTAA
- a CDS encoding TraB/GumN family protein, which produces MKKIALLLLALLTGITNAQNNENSLLWKISGNGLTKPSYLFGTIHITCDAALSDKVKKALDNTEQLCLELDMDDANMQAEMISKMMMKDGVTMKSLASAEDFKIVDDFLKTQLGYSAEMLNTFKPFMISAMLYPKMLACETQSVEVELMKIGKDQNEEVIGLETIAEQMNVFDAISYQDQMNELVKTAKSNLKRDTAELNEMLALYKTENIEAMLEFTAKSENVMTSKYSDVMLNNRNQNWISRIDKIAKSKSTFFGVGAAHLGGKEGVIVLLRKAGFKVEAVK; this is translated from the coding sequence ATGAAAAAAATTGCCTTACTTCTATTGGCGTTATTGACAGGAATCACTAATGCTCAAAATAATGAAAATTCTTTGTTGTGGAAAATCTCCGGTAATGGACTAACCAAGCCTTCTTATTTATTTGGAACCATTCATATTACATGCGATGCAGCTTTATCGGATAAAGTAAAAAAAGCCTTAGACAACACCGAACAACTGTGTTTAGAATTAGATATGGACGACGCCAATATGCAAGCCGAAATGATCTCCAAAATGATGATGAAAGATGGCGTGACGATGAAATCATTGGCTTCTGCAGAAGATTTTAAAATTGTGGATGACTTTCTAAAAACCCAATTAGGTTATTCAGCTGAAATGCTTAATACTTTCAAGCCGTTTATGATTTCGGCGATGTTGTACCCGAAAATGTTGGCTTGCGAAACCCAATCAGTAGAAGTGGAACTAATGAAAATTGGCAAAGATCAAAATGAAGAAGTTATTGGATTAGAAACCATCGCCGAACAAATGAATGTATTTGATGCGATTTCTTACCAGGATCAAATGAACGAATTGGTCAAGACTGCCAAAAGCAATTTAAAAAGAGATACTGCCGAATTAAACGAGATGTTAGCACTTTACAAAACTGAAAACATTGAAGCCATGCTAGAATTTACTGCAAAGTCTGAAAATGTAATGACTTCTAAATATTCAGATGTGATGTTAAACAACAGAAACCAAAACTGGATAAGCCGAATTGATAAAATTGCTAAGAGCAAATCAACTTTCTTTGGAGTTGGCGCTGCTCACTTAGGCGGAAAAGAAGGCGTAATTGTTTTGTTGAGAAAAGCAGGTTTTAAAGTAGAAGCGGTGAAATAG
- a CDS encoding serine hydrolase — translation MKMTLISFFISTLLYFSSPITQINNYFTVTQRNEDTTLITVPFNVKFGIVSEEYLSEKKIKIDSFYNKFINSPYYSGSFLVAKNGRIIYEDYTGFSNAKTGKKIDANTAIHLASVSKVLTATAILKLVQENNLMLDQKVTDWIPKFPYKNVTIRTLLNHRSGLPHYSNFPSIMKKAWNKKKVLTNKDILDLMVKQKFKPIFAHNARFDYCNTNYVILALIIERATGQNYRDAMQTLIFKPLGMKNTFVFNYETDRDTVSKSYRASTIFPWDQYDNLYGDKNVYSTPRDLVKFDLATYSPDFIKPELLQEAYYGYSAANVPNAIKDYGLGMRMRYLANKEKLVYHNGWWHGNNTSFVPVKKDTVTIICLGNKYSNRPYATLNMASNLFFKKNVEEIPMPAELEIKE, via the coding sequence ATGAAGATGACCCTGATTTCTTTTTTTATAAGCACACTATTATACTTTTCCAGTCCAATAACCCAAATAAATAATTATTTTACGGTTACCCAAAGGAATGAGGACACTACATTGATTACTGTTCCGTTTAATGTTAAATTTGGCATTGTATCGGAAGAATACCTCAGTGAAAAAAAAATAAAAATAGATTCGTTTTACAATAAGTTTATCAATTCCCCTTACTATAGCGGCAGTTTTTTAGTGGCCAAAAACGGTCGCATCATTTATGAAGATTACACAGGTTTTTCTAATGCTAAAACCGGAAAGAAAATTGATGCTAATACTGCAATTCATTTGGCATCCGTAAGCAAAGTACTGACTGCTACAGCCATCTTAAAATTGGTACAAGAAAACAATTTAATGCTCGACCAAAAAGTAACCGATTGGATTCCGAAATTCCCTTATAAGAATGTAACTATCCGAACGTTGTTGAATCACCGTAGCGGTTTGCCTCACTATTCCAACTTCCCGAGCATCATGAAAAAAGCTTGGAACAAAAAAAAGGTACTGACCAATAAAGATATTTTAGATTTGATGGTGAAGCAAAAATTCAAACCCATTTTTGCCCATAATGCGCGGTTTGATTATTGCAATACCAACTATGTAATTTTGGCCCTAATCATCGAAAGAGCTACCGGTCAAAACTATCGTGATGCTATGCAAACACTTATTTTTAAACCACTTGGCATGAAAAACACCTTTGTATTCAATTATGAAACCGACAGAGATACCGTTTCTAAATCATACAGAGCAAGCACTATTTTTCCTTGGGATCAATATGACAATTTGTATGGTGACAAAAACGTTTATTCTACACCAAGAGATTTGGTAAAATTTGATTTAGCCACTTATTCACCCGATTTTATCAAGCCTGAATTACTGCAAGAAGCTTATTATGGTTACAGTGCTGCTAACGTGCCAAATGCTATTAAAGACTATGGTTTGGGAATGCGCATGCGTTATTTGGCCAATAAAGAAAAATTAGTTTACCACAACGGTTGGTGGCATGGCAATAATACTTCGTTTGTTCCGGTGAAAAAGGATACTGTGACAATTATCTGTTTGGGGAATAAATATTCCAACAGACCATATGCTACTTTAAATATGGCCAGCAATCTTTTCTTTAAAAAAAATGTTGAGGAAATTCCGATGCCGGCTGAACTCGAAATCAAAGAATAA
- a CDS encoding energy transducer TonB — protein sequence MSNVSIYEKNWIDLVFEGKNKAYGAYQLRQENSKTSLIAFLSGITFFCGAIGLGLFLTSFGDIPTPSPIDEDIVIRVDNFTYPPKKNEEPKKDVVAPLIEDEPTQKIESKDLVDPIIVKSNDNPDDITKNVDLSKNNDDPNPNGGDTKGTVISTTTGGTSTGTSTDGDGESKGNGINTTNELDKLPLYPGGMKRFYEYVVNNFNRPEIEEDGEVTLSVIMSFVIEKDGSLTDIKAVRSTDYKLEKEAIRLLKASKVKWSPGIKDGKPVRTLFMLPIKVKL from the coding sequence ATGTCAAACGTTAGTATTTATGAAAAAAACTGGATCGATCTGGTTTTTGAAGGCAAAAACAAAGCCTATGGCGCTTACCAATTACGCCAAGAAAATTCCAAAACTTCATTAATAGCTTTTTTAAGTGGCATCACCTTTTTTTGCGGCGCAATTGGCTTAGGTTTATTCCTAACTTCATTCGGAGATATCCCAACTCCATCACCAATCGATGAAGATATAGTAATACGAGTAGACAATTTTACTTATCCGCCTAAGAAAAACGAGGAACCTAAAAAAGACGTTGTAGCACCACTTATTGAAGACGAGCCAACACAAAAGATAGAATCGAAAGATTTAGTTGATCCAATCATTGTGAAATCGAATGACAATCCAGATGATATTACCAAAAATGTTGATCTAAGCAAAAATAACGACGATCCAAATCCGAATGGTGGTGATACAAAAGGAACCGTAATATCTACAACTACCGGCGGCACATCTACCGGAACCAGTACTGATGGTGACGGCGAAAGTAAAGGCAACGGCATCAATACCACCAATGAATTAGACAAACTTCCTTTGTATCCGGGAGGAATGAAAAGATTCTACGAATATGTAGTCAATAACTTTAACCGTCCTGAAATTGAAGAAGATGGAGAAGTAACTTTAAGTGTTATTATGTCATTTGTGATAGAAAAAGACGGTTCGCTAACCGATATCAAAGCCGTGAGAAGTACCGACTATAAGCTGGAAAAAGAAGCCATTCGACTTTTAAAAGCCTCGAAAGTAAAATGGTCTCCGGGAATAAAAGACGGAAAACCAGTGAGAACCTTATTCATGTTACCCATAAAAGTTAAACTTTAA
- a CDS encoding LytTR family DNA-binding domain-containing protein, whose protein sequence is MQFSFILVDDSNDFETTLEQIKQFDDFLCVAVCQTKKEGIDKILELKPNVVFLSINDGNESQGSISFSLLSELHEYLEELPTIIVLSDVKEAAYEAYQRGVTGFLLKPIDPNELRRCLFRFQKTHKALFADKISIKSNGDYNFIKFHDIIYLKADSNTTDFYLKSGKVVTAFKTLKHFEKLLPFFFFRIHHGYVINIDYVNRINLGKNSCYLDNNEIILPFSRTYKENIDTIIHRIS, encoded by the coding sequence ATGCAGTTTTCCTTTATTCTGGTAGACGATTCTAACGACTTTGAAACGACTTTAGAGCAAATCAAACAATTTGACGATTTTTTATGTGTGGCGGTTTGCCAAACTAAAAAAGAAGGAATTGATAAAATATTGGAACTGAAACCCAATGTTGTTTTTTTATCTATCAATGATGGTAATGAAAGTCAGGGTTCAATTTCCTTTTCCTTGTTAAGTGAACTGCACGAATACCTTGAGGAATTGCCGACTATAATTGTTTTAAGTGACGTTAAAGAAGCGGCTTATGAGGCTTATCAACGAGGCGTAACCGGTTTTTTGCTCAAACCGATTGACCCAAACGAATTACGTAGGTGTTTGTTTCGATTTCAAAAAACGCATAAGGCTTTATTTGCCGATAAAATTTCAATAAAATCCAATGGCGATTATAACTTTATTAAGTTTCATGATATTATTTATTTAAAAGCAGATAGCAATACCACTGATTTTTATTTGAAGTCCGGCAAAGTAGTTACTGCTTTTAAGACTTTAAAACATTTTGAAAAATTATTGCCTTTCTTTTTCTTCAGAATTCACCACGGTTATGTCATTAATATAGATTATGTTAATCGAATTAATTTAGGCAAAAACAGTTGCTATCTTGACAATAACGAGATTATTCTTCCATTTTCCCGAACTTATAAGGAAAATATTGACACAATAATTCACAGGATATCTTAA
- a CDS encoding 1-acyl-sn-glycerol-3-phosphate acyltransferase, which yields MGLFKRNPFGHILFIKKWLIRIFGVLTHRRYRGFNELHIEGSEIIKGLPDKNVLFISNHQTYFADVVAMFHVFNASLSGRVDNIKNVGYLWQPKMNIYYVAASETMKAGLLPRILAYVGAITVERTWRSGGKDVTEKREINPNDTENIRIALEDGWVITFPQGTTKSFKPVRKGTAHIIKQHKPIVVPIVIDGFRRAFDKKGLRVKKKNILQSFIIKEPLVIDYENETIEQIVEKVEYAIEQHASFLKVIPAEEIEEQERLNKLRKWQVDKADTSQIS from the coding sequence ATGGGATTATTTAAAAGAAATCCTTTTGGTCATATACTCTTTATCAAAAAATGGCTAATCCGAATCTTTGGTGTATTAACGCACCGTCGTTATCGAGGTTTTAACGAACTTCATATTGAAGGTTCGGAAATCATTAAAGGTTTGCCCGATAAAAATGTACTCTTTATATCGAATCACCAAACGTATTTTGCCGATGTAGTAGCCATGTTTCACGTGTTCAATGCCAGTTTATCAGGACGTGTAGATAATATTAAAAATGTTGGTTATTTGTGGCAACCCAAGATGAATATCTATTATGTTGCCGCCAGTGAAACAATGAAAGCAGGTTTGTTACCAAGGATTTTGGCTTACGTCGGAGCAATAACGGTAGAACGCACCTGGCGCTCGGGCGGAAAAGATGTAACAGAAAAACGTGAAATTAATCCGAATGATACGGAGAATATCCGAATAGCTTTAGAAGATGGTTGGGTAATTACCTTTCCGCAAGGCACCACCAAGTCCTTTAAACCGGTTAGAAAAGGAACCGCTCATATTATAAAACAACACAAACCTATAGTTGTGCCTATAGTTATTGACGGTTTCCGTCGTGCGTTTGACAAAAAAGGTTTGCGTGTCAAAAAGAAAAATATTTTACAATCATTTATCATCAAAGAACCTTTGGTTATTGATTATGAAAACGAAACCATAGAGCAAATCGTAGAAAAAGTTGAGTATGCCATAGAGCAACACGCATCTTTCTTAAAAGTGATTCCTGCCGAGGAAATTGAAGAACAAGAGCGCTTAAATAAACTACGAAAATGGCAAGTTGATAAAGCGGACACCAGCCAAATAAGCTAA